In Thauera sp. JM12B12, one DNA window encodes the following:
- a CDS encoding Nudix family hydrolase yields MTRKEVDVAAGVLLRPDGTYLLGQRAADTVYAGYWEFPGGKVEAGETPAQALCRELDEELGIRVTGLRPWLRREHAYEHAHVRLHFFEVASWEGELDDRVHSALAWVRPDGPACQPMLPANGPILKALRLPRLMGITRAASVGVDAQLAALDSALARGLRLVQVREALLDAAERARFAREALARVRTHRGLLLINGDTALARELGADGVHLSARMLAEAVARPDFEWVGASCHARAELERCAELGLDYALLGPVQPTATHPGQPALGWQAFAALAEGLPMPIFALGGLVEADMERAREAGAHGIAAIRGVW; encoded by the coding sequence ATGACGCGCAAGGAGGTCGATGTCGCCGCCGGCGTGTTGCTGCGCCCGGACGGCACTTACCTGCTCGGCCAGCGTGCGGCCGACACGGTCTATGCGGGTTATTGGGAGTTTCCGGGTGGCAAGGTCGAAGCGGGCGAGACGCCGGCACAGGCCCTGTGTCGGGAGCTCGACGAGGAGCTCGGCATCCGGGTGACCGGGCTACGACCGTGGCTGAGGCGCGAGCATGCGTACGAGCACGCGCATGTGCGCCTGCACTTCTTCGAGGTCGCCTCGTGGGAGGGCGAACTCGACGACAGGGTGCATAGTGCGCTCGCCTGGGTGAGGCCCGATGGCCCTGCCTGCCAGCCGATGCTCCCTGCCAACGGGCCCATCCTCAAGGCCTTGCGCCTGCCGCGGCTGATGGGCATCACGCGGGCGGCAAGCGTCGGCGTGGACGCGCAACTCGCCGCCCTCGACTCGGCGCTCGCGCGCGGGCTGCGCTTGGTGCAGGTGCGCGAGGCGCTCCTCGACGCTGCCGAGCGTGCGCGCTTCGCCCGCGAGGCGCTGGCGCGCGTCCGCACCCATCGGGGTCTTCTCCTCATCAATGGCGACACCGCGCTTGCGCGCGAACTGGGTGCCGATGGCGTACATCTCAGTGCGCGAATGCTCGCCGAGGCGGTGGCGCGCCCCGATTTCGAGTGGGTGGGGGCGTCCTGTCACGCTCGCGCGGAGCTCGAACGCTGCGCGGAACTCGGTCTGGACTATGCACTGCTCGGGCCCGTTCAGCCTACCGCGACCCATCCTGGCCAGCCGGCCCTGGGCTGGCAAGCCTTCGCCGCATTGGCCGAAGGCTTGCCGATGCCGATCTTCGCCCTCGGCGGGCTGGTGGAAGCCGACATGGAGCGTGCCCGCGAGGCCGGAGCGCATGGAATCGCCGCGATCCGCGGCGTCTGGTAG
- a CDS encoding DsbC family protein, whose translation MNVLPVPSFVRPLSVMLALGAVTLAHADEAEVKKSMEAFIGAPAVESVKRTEYGGLYEVVLKNGQLVYTDVKNSFIIDGSIIDTATRRDVTQLRMNQLSAIDFSKLPLDQAVKLVKGKGTRVIATFEDPNCGYCKRLGKELAEMDDITVYTFLYPILSEDSRTKSDNIWCAKDQGKAWTDWVINGKTPATASCDTATVARNVELGQSLRINGTPTIFLADGTRIGGYVPRAELEKALAAVKP comes from the coding sequence ATGAACGTCTTACCCGTCCCCTCCTTCGTCCGTCCGCTGAGCGTCATGCTTGCGCTTGGGGCGGTCACGCTTGCACACGCCGACGAAGCAGAGGTCAAGAAGAGCATGGAGGCCTTCATCGGCGCGCCTGCGGTCGAGTCGGTCAAGCGTACCGAGTATGGCGGCCTCTATGAGGTCGTTCTGAAGAACGGCCAGCTTGTTTATACCGACGTCAAGAACAGCTTCATCATCGACGGCAGCATCATCGACACCGCCACGCGCCGTGACGTGACCCAGCTGCGGATGAACCAGCTGTCTGCGATCGATTTCTCCAAGCTGCCGCTCGATCAGGCGGTCAAGTTGGTCAAGGGCAAGGGCACGCGCGTGATCGCAACCTTCGAGGACCCCAACTGCGGCTACTGCAAGCGTCTCGGCAAGGAGCTGGCGGAGATGGACGACATCACCGTCTATACCTTCCTTTATCCCATCCTCAGCGAAGATTCGCGCACCAAGTCTGACAACATCTGGTGCGCCAAGGATCAGGGCAAGGCCTGGACCGATTGGGTGATCAACGGCAAGACTCCGGCTACCGCCAGCTGTGACACGGCAACGGTCGCGCGCAACGTGGAGCTTGGGCAAAGCCTGCGCATCAACGGCACCCCGACCATCTTCCTGGCCGACGGCACCCGCATCGGTGGCTACGTGCCCCGCGCCGAGCTCGAGAAAGCGCTGGCAGCAGTCAAGCCCTGA
- a CDS encoding UbiH/UbiF family hydroxylase encodes MKFDLIIVGGGLAGAALAVALRRSALRIALVEHAAPRRPHGWDARIYAYSPASARFLNELGVWSHLDPQRLCPVSEMRIRGDAGGELSFSAYDSGLPELAWIGESSLVHMELWESLRRQHNVTLFCPAMPASLEVAAAGASLRLADGRALEAALVVAADGRESWVRARAGIASKVTPYGERGVVANFACERPHRGVAFQWFREDGVLAWLPLAGDAISMVWSAPDALADELLALEPDAFCARVDAAGARALGRLELLGERAAFPLRLMRVDEIVRPRVALIGDAAHAIHPLSGHGINLGFQDAQALAEVLGALPGWCDVGDLAVLRRYARMRAEEPFLLQYTTHALNRLFGRHDPALAMLRNLGMNLVGHLPVVKDALVRYAANGRF; translated from the coding sequence ATCGTCGGCGGTGGCCTCGCTGGCGCTGCGCTCGCGGTGGCGCTTCGCCGCAGCGCGCTGCGCATCGCGCTGGTCGAGCATGCGGCCCCCCGCCGACCTCACGGCTGGGACGCGCGCATCTACGCCTACAGTCCTGCGAGCGCGCGCTTCCTGAACGAACTCGGCGTGTGGTCGCACCTCGATCCGCAGCGCCTGTGCCCCGTGTCCGAGATGCGCATCCGCGGCGATGCGGGTGGGGAGCTATCGTTTTCGGCCTACGACAGCGGTCTTCCGGAGCTCGCGTGGATCGGTGAATCTAGCCTTGTTCACATGGAGCTCTGGGAAAGCCTCAGGCGCCAGCACAACGTCACGCTGTTCTGCCCGGCGATGCCGGCTAGCCTCGAGGTCGCCGCGGCTGGGGCCAGCCTTCGTCTTGCCGACGGCCGCGCGCTGGAAGCTGCCCTCGTGGTCGCGGCAGACGGGCGCGAGTCCTGGGTGCGCGCGCGCGCCGGTATTGCGTCCAAGGTGACGCCCTATGGGGAGCGGGGTGTAGTGGCGAACTTTGCCTGTGAGCGGCCGCACCGGGGTGTTGCATTCCAATGGTTCCGGGAAGATGGCGTGCTTGCGTGGCTGCCCCTTGCCGGCGATGCGATTTCGATGGTCTGGTCGGCGCCTGATGCGCTCGCCGACGAACTGCTTGCGCTCGAGCCAGATGCGTTCTGTGCTCGGGTTGATGCGGCGGGTGCGCGGGCCCTCGGACGGCTGGAGCTCCTTGGTGAGCGTGCGGCGTTCCCGCTGCGCTTGATGCGGGTGGATGAGATCGTGCGGCCGCGTGTCGCGTTGATCGGTGATGCGGCCCACGCGATCCATCCGCTCTCCGGGCATGGCATCAATCTTGGTTTTCAGGATGCGCAGGCGCTTGCCGAGGTGCTCGGCGCGCTGCCTGGGTGGTGTGACGTCGGCGATCTGGCGGTGTTGAGGCGTTACGCGCGGATGCGTGCGGAGGAACCGTTTCTCCTGCAATACACCACGCATGCACTCAATCGGCTCTTCGGCCGTCATGATCCTGCTCTTGCCATGCTGCGGAATCTGGGAATGAACCTGGTCGGGCATCTACCGGTCGTAAAGGACGCGCTTGTGCGCTACGCGGCCAACGGCCGTTTCTGA
- a CDS encoding ATP-binding protein, which translates to MTTELADLLARAERVLERLETLLPGPVSPPDWEAAVAFRWQRRNGRVALRPVLAPHRITLADIQDVDDQKARIDRNTRQFIAGRRANNVLLTGARGTGKSSLVKALLSEYSAQGLRLIEVDKTDLVDLPEIVELVADRPERFILFCDDLSFEEGEDAYKALKSVLDGSVSAMSDNVLIYATSNRRHLMPEYHDENLQTRHVDGELHPGEAVEEKISLSERFGLWLSFYPFSQDEYLDIVAHWLRTFGASGEEIDAARQDALQWALMRGSRSGRVAWQFARDHAGRLEDDGR; encoded by the coding sequence ATGACGACTGAACTCGCTGACCTTCTGGCTCGCGCCGAGCGCGTGCTCGAGCGCCTCGAAACCCTGCTGCCCGGGCCGGTGTCGCCGCCCGACTGGGAGGCCGCCGTCGCCTTCCGCTGGCAGCGCAGGAACGGGCGCGTGGCGCTGCGACCGGTGCTCGCCCCGCACCGCATCACCCTTGCCGACATCCAGGACGTCGACGACCAGAAGGCGCGCATCGACCGCAACACGCGCCAGTTCATCGCCGGCCGACGGGCCAACAACGTCCTGCTCACCGGCGCGCGCGGCACGGGCAAGTCGTCGTTGGTCAAGGCGCTGCTCAGCGAGTACTCGGCCCAAGGCCTGCGTCTGATCGAGGTGGACAAGACCGATCTCGTCGACCTGCCCGAGATCGTCGAGCTCGTGGCCGACCGGCCGGAGCGCTTCATCCTGTTCTGCGACGATCTCTCCTTCGAGGAGGGCGAGGATGCCTACAAGGCCCTGAAGAGCGTGCTCGACGGCTCGGTGTCGGCGATGTCGGACAACGTGCTGATCTACGCCACCTCCAACCGCCGCCACCTCATGCCGGAGTACCACGACGAAAACCTCCAGACCCGCCACGTCGATGGCGAGCTGCACCCGGGCGAGGCGGTGGAGGAGAAGATCTCGCTGTCCGAGCGCTTCGGCCTGTGGCTTTCGTTCTATCCCTTCAGCCAGGACGAGTACCTCGACATCGTCGCGCACTGGCTGCGAACCTTCGGGGCGAGCGGGGAAGAGATCGATGCCGCCCGCCAGGACGCACTGCAGTGGGCACTGATGCGCGGTTCGCGCTCCGGGCGCGTCGCCTGGCAGTTCGCCCGCGACCATGCCGGACGCCTCGAGGACGACGGGCGATGA
- a CDS encoding DNA gyrase inhibitor YacG: MNDKVRMVSCPTCGKPVAWQVESRWRPFCSARCRQIDLGAWASEAYRVPTSPPDAPLDDIDFQPPGLGEGRRR, translated from the coding sequence ATGAACGACAAGGTTCGCATGGTGAGCTGCCCCACCTGCGGCAAGCCCGTGGCCTGGCAGGTCGAGAGCCGCTGGCGGCCGTTCTGTTCGGCACGCTGCCGGCAGATCGACCTCGGCGCCTGGGCGTCCGAGGCCTACCGGGTGCCGACCTCGCCGCCCGATGCCCCGCTCGACGACATCGACTTCCAGCCCCCGGGGCTCGGCGAGGGTCGCCGCCGCTGA
- a CDS encoding murein transglycosylase A: MSPMRPAPRPLLTVGLLAALLLGACAHPPGAPRVEADGTCPAAQPCPSCPPCPGQPPTAATEPAAPPLRASSWLAVTGWPQDDAAAAWPAFRASCSVLARQSAWKPACDRASRLGTAPAGAAVRQFFEAEFTPWQLTNADGTTQGLVTGYYEPLIRGSRTRSARSAWPIHGVPKDMLTIELGDVYPELKSLRLRGRLVGNKVVPYWNRQQLGERAEAVPAPVLLWADDPIELFFLQVQGSGRVQLPDGRTVRIGYADQNGHPYQSIGRWLVAQGELPLEKASMDGIKRWAQENPARLQEMLNANPSYVFFRELPAADGGPVGALGVPLSAGRSIAVDPRYVPLGAPVFLSTTQPLSTTPLNRLMMAQDTGGAIKGVVRADFFWGFGEDAGREAGRMRQQGSMWVLLPKGMTPPPPR; encoded by the coding sequence ATGTCGCCGATGCGCCCCGCTCCCCGCCCTCTCCTCACCGTCGGCCTGCTCGCCGCTCTGCTGCTCGGCGCCTGCGCGCACCCGCCCGGCGCACCCCGCGTCGAGGCTGACGGTACCTGCCCCGCTGCGCAGCCCTGTCCGTCCTGCCCGCCTTGCCCGGGACAACCGCCCACGGCGGCCACCGAGCCCGCCGCACCGCCATTGCGGGCGAGCAGCTGGCTCGCCGTGACCGGCTGGCCGCAGGATGACGCCGCCGCTGCATGGCCCGCCTTTCGCGCATCGTGTTCGGTGCTCGCGCGCCAGTCCGCGTGGAAGCCCGCCTGTGATCGCGCCAGCCGGCTTGGCACAGCCCCGGCAGGCGCGGCCGTGCGGCAGTTCTTCGAGGCCGAGTTCACGCCGTGGCAGCTCACGAATGCCGACGGAACGACGCAGGGCCTGGTCACCGGCTACTACGAACCACTGATCCGCGGCAGCCGCACGCGGTCTGCGCGCAGCGCCTGGCCGATCCACGGCGTCCCCAAGGACATGCTCACCATCGAGCTCGGCGACGTCTATCCCGAACTCAAGAGCCTGCGCCTGCGCGGGCGGCTGGTGGGCAACAAGGTCGTGCCCTACTGGAACCGTCAGCAGCTCGGCGAGCGCGCCGAGGCGGTACCCGCCCCGGTGCTGCTGTGGGCGGACGACCCGATCGAGCTCTTCTTCCTCCAGGTCCAGGGTTCCGGCCGCGTTCAGCTGCCCGATGGACGGACGGTGCGCATCGGTTATGCCGACCAGAACGGACACCCCTATCAGTCGATCGGGCGCTGGCTGGTTGCGCAGGGCGAACTCCCTCTCGAGAAAGCCTCGATGGACGGCATCAAGCGCTGGGCACAGGAGAATCCCGCCCGCCTGCAGGAGATGCTGAATGCGAATCCGAGCTATGTGTTCTTTCGCGAGCTGCCCGCAGCGGATGGCGGCCCGGTGGGAGCGCTCGGCGTGCCGCTGAGCGCAGGGCGCAGCATCGCCGTGGATCCGCGTTACGTACCACTTGGCGCGCCGGTCTTCCTGTCGACCACCCAGCCCTTGAGCACCACGCCACTAAATAGACTGATGATGGCCCAGGACACGGGCGGCGCAATCAAGGGCGTGGTGAGGGCGGACTTCTTCTGGGGCTTCGGCGAGGATGCGGGCCGCGAAGCGGGCCGCATGCGTCAGCAGGGAAGCATGTGGGTACTGCTGCCGAAGGGGATGACCCCGCCTCCACCTCGCTGA
- the zapD gene encoding cell division protein ZapD, whose product MISYEYPLNERIRTLLRLEDLFVKIAHFSAADAPQDHHVALLTIFETLEVASRADLKVDLVQELERQRQILMSFRNNPEISEEALAGALYEIEQASAGLLAMAGKIGQYLRENEWLMSIRSRAAIPGGVCQFDLPSYHYWLNREPDLRRRDLDGWIHPMAPIRDGIEIVLRLLRASGRPEPQLARSGAFQLTMAGRTAQMLRVRLAQAETVVPEISANKYALNVRFMLPETVARPRLAERDVAFELTFCSL is encoded by the coding sequence GTGATTAGCTACGAATATCCTCTCAACGAGCGCATCCGCACGCTGCTGCGTCTGGAGGATCTTTTCGTGAAGATCGCCCATTTCAGCGCCGCAGATGCGCCGCAGGATCATCACGTCGCCCTGCTCACCATCTTCGAGACGCTCGAGGTCGCCAGCCGGGCCGACCTCAAGGTGGACCTGGTGCAGGAACTCGAGCGCCAGCGCCAGATCCTGATGTCCTTTCGCAACAACCCCGAGATCTCCGAAGAAGCCCTCGCCGGCGCCCTTTACGAGATCGAGCAGGCCTCGGCCGGGCTGCTGGCCATGGCGGGCAAGATCGGGCAGTACCTGCGCGAGAACGAATGGCTGATGAGCATCCGCAGCCGCGCGGCGATTCCGGGCGGCGTCTGCCAGTTCGACCTGCCGTCCTATCACTACTGGCTCAACCGCGAGCCCGACCTGCGCCGCCGCGATCTCGACGGCTGGATCCATCCCATGGCGCCCATCCGCGACGGCATCGAGATCGTGCTGCGCCTGCTGCGCGCGAGCGGCCGGCCGGAACCTCAACTCGCACGCAGCGGCGCCTTCCAGCTGACCATGGCCGGACGCACCGCGCAGATGCTGCGCGTGCGACTGGCCCAGGCGGAAACGGTGGTGCCCGAGATCAGCGCCAACAAGTACGCCCTCAACGTAAGGTTCATGCTGCCCGAGACCGTCGCCCGTCCCCGCCTGGCCGAGCGCGACGTCGCCTTCGAGCTGACCTTCTGCAGCCTGTGA